A single region of the Glycine max cultivar Williams 82 chromosome 20, Glycine_max_v4.0, whole genome shotgun sequence genome encodes:
- the LOC100786681 gene encoding CASP-like protein 6, with the protein MKASAVESSEISKGAPPRKGLIRGLSIMDFILRIVAAIATLGSALGMGTTRQTLPFSTQFVKFRAVFSDLPTFVFFVTSNSIVCGYLVLSLVLSFFHIVRSAAVKSKVLQVFLDTVMYGLLTTGASAATAIVYEAHYGNSNTNWFPFCRQYNRFCKQISGSLIGSFIAVVLFIILILMSAISISKH; encoded by the exons atgaagGCTAGTGCAGTTGAGTCTAGTGAAATTTCAAAAGGAGCACCACCCAGAAAGGGGTTGATTAGAGGGCTCTCGATAATGGACTTTATTTTGAGAATTGTTGCAGCCATTGCCACACTCGGAAGTGCATTGGGTATGGGAACAACTAGGCAAACACTTCCATTTTCCACCCAGTTTGTAAAATTCAGAGCTGTATTTAGTGATCTTCCCACATTTGT GTTTTTTGTGACCTCCAATTCTATTGTATGTGGCTACCTAGTTCTTTCACttgttctgtcattcttccacaTAGTAAGGAGTGCTGCAGTGAAAAGCAAGGTTCTCCAGGTCTTTCTTGACACG GTTATGTATGGTCTTCTCACAACTGGAGCCTCAGCAGCAACAGCAATAGTCTATGAAGCACACTATGGCAACTCAAATACCAATTGGTTTCCATTCTGCAGACAATACAACCGCTTCTGTAAACAAATTTCTGGTTCACTCATTGGCTCTTTTATTGCAGTAGTTCTCTTCATCATACTTATTCTCATGTCAGCAATATCAATAAGCAAGCATTAA
- the LOC100527420 gene encoding CASP-like protein 6, which yields MKAGAVESGEISKGAPPRKGLIRGLSIMDFILRIVAAIATLGSALGMGTTRQTLPFSTQFVKFRAVFSDVPTFVFFVTSNSIVCGYLVLSLVLSFFHIVRSAAVKSRVLQVFLDTVMYGLLTTGASAATAIVYEAHYGNSNTNWFPFCRQYNHFCKQISGSLIGSFIAVVLFIILILMSAISISKH from the exons atgaagGCCGGTGCAGTTGAGTCTGGTGAAATTTCAAAAGGAGCACCCCCAAGAAAAGGGTTGATTAGAGGGCTCTCAATAATGGACTTTATTTTGAGAATTGTTGCAGCCATTGCCACACTCGGAAGTGCATTGGGTATGGGAACAACTAGGCAAACACTTCCATTTTCCACCCAGTTTGTAAAATTCAGAGCTGTATTTAGTGATGTTCCCACATTCGT GTTTTTTGTGACCTCCAATTCTATTGTATGTGGCTACCTAGTTCTTTCACttgttctgtcattcttccacaTAGTAAGGAGTGCTGCAGTCAAAAGCAGGGTACTCCAGGTCTTTCTTGACACG GTTATGTATGGTCTTCTCACAACTGGAGCCTCAGCAGCAACAGCAATAGTCTATGAAGCACACTATGGCAACTCAAATACCAATTGGTTTCCATTCTGCAGACAATACAACCATTTCTGTAAACAAATTTCTGGTTCACTCATTGGCTCTTTCATTGCAGTAGTTCTCTTCATCATACTTATTCTCATGTCAGCAATATCAATAAGCAAGCATTAA